A section of the Phacochoerus africanus isolate WHEZ1 chromosome 4, ROS_Pafr_v1, whole genome shotgun sequence genome encodes:
- the LOC125125648 gene encoding zinc finger protein 709-like, whose translation MDSVVFEDVAVNFTLEEWALLAPSEKKLYRYVMQETFRNLASIGKTWEDHDIEDQHKNQGSKLRSHMVEAFCANKESSPCGRNLSLIPSLSLKKKATGVKPHECSACGEVFMHHSSLNRHMRCHTEPKPYEYQKYGEKPYKCKICGKAFRYLQCFKKHERNHNGEKIYKCEECEKVFICFSSLHVHGRSHTEEKHHQCKQFGRVYRYQRHDRTGTVEKFYECKQCGRAYISLRGLKIHERNHTGEKPYQCNLCGKTFSSHLGFKIHERNHSGEKPYECKKCTKAFSCPSSLRRHERIHTGEKPYQCKACGKVYRYHSSLQTHERTHTGEKPYECKACGKAFTSLSSFRAHTITHTGEGPYKCKECEKTFLSPSSFQIHERSHTGEKPYECKQCGKAFSYFYSLQSHRRTHTGEKPYKCKICGKGFSCSSYVQVHERIHTGEKPFECNECGKAFICHTNFQRHVRLHTGEKPYRCEECGKAFSCPSSFRKHKRSHWINNLEGKQHQKRLELAPSLHVKTFMEKK comes from the exons GACTCAGTAGTCTTTGAGGATGTGGCTGTGAACTTCACCCTGGAAGAGTGGGCTTTACTGGCTCCTTCGGAGAAGAAACTCTACAGATATGTGATGCAGGAAACCTTCAGGAATCTGGCCTCAATAG GGAAAACATGGGAAGATCATGATATTGAAGATCAGCACAAAAACCAAGGGAGTAAACTAAG AAGCCACATGGTTGAGGCATTCTGTGCAAATAAAGAGAGTAGTCCATGTGGAAGAAACTTGAGTCTTATTCCAAGTCTAAGTCTGAAGAAGAAAGCTACTGGAGTGAAACCACATGAATGCAGTGCATGTGGAGAAGTATTCATGCATCATTCATCCCTTAATAGACACATGAGATGTCACACGGAACCTAAACCATATGAGTATCAGAAATATGGAGAGAAGCCATATAAATGTAAGATATGTGGGAAAGCATTCCGCTATCTccagtgttttaaaaaacatgaaagaaaccaCAACGGAGAGAAAATTTATAAATGTGAGGAATGTGAGAAAGTCTTCATTTGTTTCAGTTCCCTTCACGTGCATGGAAGAAGTCACACTGAAGAGAAACACCATCAGTGTAAACAATTTGGAAGAGTGTATAGGTATCAAAGACATGACAGAACTGGCACAGTAGAGAAATTTTATGAATGTAAGCAATGCGGTAGGGCCTATATTTCCCTTCGaggtttaaaaatacatgaaagaaatcacactggagaaaaaccctATCAATGTAACTTATGTGGTAAAACTTTCAGTTCTCATCTGGGTTTCAAAATACATGAGAGAAATCACAGTGGAGAGAAACCGTATGAATGTAAAAAATGTACCAAAGCATTCAGTTGCCCCAGTTCTCTTCGAAGACATGAAAGAATTCATACTGGGGAGAAACCCTATCAGTGTAAGGCATGCGGCAAAGTCTACAGATATCATAGTTCCTTACAAACACATGAAAGGacccacacaggagagaaaccctatgaatgtaaggcatgtgggaaagcctttactTCTCTTTCAAGCTTCCGAGCACACACAATCACTCACACTGGAGAAGGACCTTATAAATGTAAGGAGTGTGAGAAAACATTCCTTTCTCCCAGTTCATTTCAAATACATGAAAGGagtcatactggagagaaaccctatgaatgtaaacaGTGTGGTAAAGCTTTCAGTTATTTCTATTCCTTACAATCACACAGAAGAActcacactggagaaaaaccttataaatgtaaaatatgtggCAAAGGCTTCAGTTGTTCCAGTTATGTTCAAGTACAtgagagaattcatactggagagaaaccctttgaatgtaatgaatgtgggaaagccttcattTGTCACACAAATTTTCAGAGACATGTGAGACtgcatactggagagaaaccatatAGATGTgaagaatgtgggaaagcctttagtTGTCCCAGTTCCTTCCGAAAGCATAAAAGGAGCCACTGGATAAATAATCTTGAAGGTAAACAGCATCAGAAAAGACTTGAGCTGGCCCCATCCTTACATGTTAAAACtttcatggaaaagaaataa